The following coding sequences are from one Diabrotica virgifera virgifera chromosome 2, PGI_DIABVI_V3a window:
- the LOC126880371 gene encoding zinc finger protein 91-like, with translation MEVKQETSEETCKIEIIGNDTCVGPLDVFKIEIKEERKRESPYNALAFDYSELNEGPIHIKAEQDEYKFKPFEEKQTTNEENCPQVENKTKIVETLHSSPEGKCTGQHAEETILNKVMKVGTGQRSYKCEICFKQFSRINMLKTHLRTHTGEKRHKCEICFKQFNQAISLKTHLRIHTEEKPYTCKTCLKQFISTSDLKRHLRVHTGEKQHKCEICFKQFSQAANLKTHLRLHTEEKKYKCEICFKQFSQAGNLKTHLRLHTGEKPHKCKICFMQFTTISQLKPHLRIHTGEKPHKCEICSMQFTIAGNLTKHLRLHSGEKPHKCEICFKQFSVADSLKKHLNMHTGEKPYQCEICLKQFSRMEYLKSHLRIHTGEKPYKCKICFKQFSQASNLKTHLRLHTGEKPHKCEICCEQFNSAHNLKTHLRVHTGEKPYKCEICFKQFTQEYHLKTHLRAHTGEKQYKCEICFKQFSQADNLKTHIRLHTGEKPHQCEICFKQFSEASNLKTHLRLHTGEKPHKCQICFKQFSRTDILKSHLSVHTGEKQFKCEICFKQFSVACNLKTHLRVHTGEKQYKCEMCFKLFSQASSLKTHLRLHTGEKPHKCEICFKQFSGAGNLKRHLRLHTGEKPHKCEICFKQFSDASNLKTHLRVHTGEKQYKCEICLKQFSVADSLKRHLNMHTGEKPYQCEICLKQFSRMEYLKSHLRIHTGEKPYKCKICFKQFSQASHLKTHLHTGEKPHKCEICWEQFNSAHDLKTHLRVHTGEKPYKCEICFKQFTQEYHLKTHLRAHTGEKQYKCEICFKQFSVACNLKTHLRVHTGEKQYKCEMCFKQFSQASNLKTHLRLHTGEKPHKCEICFKQFSGAGNLKRHLRLHTGEKPHKCEICFKQFGQAGNLKTHLRVHTGEKPYKLGA, from the coding sequence ATTGTCCCCAGGTGGAAAATAAAACGAAAATTGTGGAAACGTTACATTCATCTCCTGAAGGAAAATGTACAGGTCAACATGCAGAAGAAACAATATTAAATAAAGTTATGAAAGTTGGAACTGGGCAAAgatcttacaagtgtgaaatttgttttaagcagttttcccGAATAAATATGTTGAAAACCCACTTGAGaactcacactggagaaaaacgtcataagtgtgaaatttgttttaagcaatttaaccaAGCAATtagtttaaaaacacatttgagaatTCATACTGAAGAAAAACCGTACACGTGTAAAacttgtttaaagcagtttattAGTACAAgtgatttgaaaagacatttgagagtgcacactggagaaaaacagcacaagtgtgaaatatgttttaaacagtttagccAAGCAgctaatttgaaaacacatttaagATTACACACTGAAGAAAAAAagtataagtgtgaaatttgtttcaaacagtttagtcaagcaggtaatttaaaaacacatttaagattacacactggagaaaaacctcacaaatgtaaaatttgttttatgcaGTTTACTACTATAAGCCAGTTGAAACCCCACTTGAGAattcatactggagaaaaacctcacaagtgtgaaatttgttctatgCAGTTTACTATAGCGGGAAATTTAACAAAGCATTTAAGATTGCACagtggagaaaaacctcacaagtgtgaaatttgttttaagcagtttagtgtaGCAGatagtttaaaaaaacatttaaacatgcacactggcgaaaaaccataccagtgtgaaatttgtttaaaacaattttctCGAATGGAGTATTTGAAATCTCATTTGAGaatacatactggagaaaaaccatacaaatgtaaaatttgttttaaacagtttagtcaagcaagtaatttaaaaacacatttaagattacacactggagaaaaacctcacaagtgtgaaatttgttgtgAGCAATTTAATAGTGCAcataatttaaaaacacatttgagagtgcacactggagaaaaaccatacaagtgtgaaatttgttttaagcagtttactcagGAATatcatttgaaaacacatttgagagcgcacactggagaaaaacagtacaagtgtgaaatttgttttaaacagttcaGTCAAGCAGATAATTTGAAAACGCATATAAGATTACACACAGGAGAAAAACCtcaccagtgtgaaatttgttttaagcagtttagtgaagcaagtaatttgaaaacGCATTTAAgattacacactggagaaaaacctcacaagtgtcaaatttgttttaagcagttttctcgaACGGATATTTTGAAAAGTCATTTGAgtgtacacactggagaaaaacagttcaagtgtgaaatttgttttaaacagtttagtgttgcatgtaatttgaaaacacatttgagagtgcacactggagaaaaacagTACAAGTGTGAAATGTGTTTTAAACTGTTTAGTCAAGCAAGTAGTTTAAAAACACATTTAAgattacacactggagaaaaacctcataagtgtgaaatttgttttaaacagtttagtggagcaggtaatttgaaaagacatttaagattacacactggagaaaaaccgcataagtgtgaaatttgttttaaacagtttagtgatGCATctaatttaaaaacacatttgagagtgcacactggagaaaaacagtacaagtgtgaaatttgtttgaagcagtttagTGTAGCAGATAGTTTAAAAAGACATTTAAACATGCACACTGGCGAAAAACCataccagtgtgaaatttgtttgaaacaaTTTTCTCGAATGGAGTATTTGAAATCTCATTTGAGaatacatactggagaaaaaccatacaaatgtaaaatttgttttaaacagtttagtcaagcaagtcatttaaaaacacatttacacactggagaaaaacctcacaagtgtgaaatttgttggGAGCAATTTAATAGTGCACAtgatttaaaaacacatttgagagtgcacactggagaaaaaccatacaagtgtgaaatttgttttaagcagtttactcagGAATatcatttgaaaacacatttgagagcgcacactggagaaaaacagtacaagtgtgaaatttgttttaagcagtttagtgttgcatgtaatttgaaaacacatttgagagtgcacactggagaaaaacagtacaagtgtgaaatgtgttttaaacagtttagtcaagcaagtaatttaaaaacacatttaagattacacactggagaaaaacctcataagtgtgaaatttgttttaaacagtttagtggagcaggtaatttgaaaagacatttaagattacacactggagaaaaacctcataagtgtgaaatttgttttaaacagttcggtcaagcaggtaatttgaaaactcatttgagagtgcacactggagaaaaaccttataagttaGGTGCTTAG